The Oncorhynchus gorbuscha isolate QuinsamMale2020 ecotype Even-year linkage group LG06, OgorEven_v1.0, whole genome shotgun sequence sequence TGTAGGAGCTTTAGTGGTTGTGGTATCTATGACAGGGGTGGTTGTGGTTGGTTTTTCAGTTGTCCTGGGGGTTGTGGTTGGTTCTTCTGTTGTCGTTGGGGTTGTGGTTGGTTCTTCTGTTGTCGTTGGGGTTGTCGTTGGTTTTTCTGTTGTCGTTGGGGTTGTGGTTGGTTTTTCAGTTGTCCTGGGGGTTGTGGTTGGTTCTTCTGTTGTCGTTGGGGTTGTGGTTGGTTCTTCTGTTGTCGTTGGGGTTGTGGTTGGTTCTTCTGTTGTCGTTGGGGTTGTGGTTGGTTCTTCTGTTGTCGTTGGGGTTGTGGTTGGTTCTTCTGTTGTCGTTGGGGTTGTGGTTGGTTTTTCAGTTGTACTGGGTGTTGTGGTTGATTCTTCTGTTGTCGTTGGGGTTGTGGTTAGAGTTATGGCTTCCGTTGTAGTTGGTGGTTtaggtgtggttgttgttggtggtaaTGGTGTGGTAGTTgttggtggtagtgttgttgttggtggtggtgtggttgctggtggtgttgttgttggtggtggtggtggtgtggttgatgttgtagttggtggtgttggtgttgttgttgctgtggTAGTTGTTGGTGGTaatggtgttgttggtggtggtggtgttggtgttgttgttggtagtattgctgttgttgttgttgttggtattggtgtggttgttgttggaggtattggtgtggttgttgttggtgttgttgttggtggtattgttgttgttgttgttggtattggtgttgttgatggtgttggtggtattggtgttgttgttgttggtggtactggtgttgttgttggtgtggttgttgttgttggtggtactggtgttgttgttgttggtggttgtGGTATTGGTgaggttgttgttggtggtggtgttggtattggtgttgttgttgttggtggtgttggtgttgttggtgttggcattggtgtggttgttgttgttgttggtggtggtgttggtgttgttgatggtgttggtggtgttggtgttgttggtgttggcattggtgtggttgttgttgttgttggtggtggtgttggtgttgttgatggtgttggtggtattggtgttgttGTCGTTGGTGGAATtggagttgttgttgttggtgttgttggtgtggctgttggtggtattggtgttgttgttgttggtggtactggtgttgttgttggtgtggttgttgttgttggtggtactggtgttgttgttgttggtggttgtggtattggtgtggttgttgttggtggtggtgttggtattggtgttgttgttgttggtggtggtgttggtgttgttggtgttggcattggtgtggttgttgttgttgttggtggtggtgttggtggtgttgatggtgttggtggtgttggtgtggttgttgttggcggtaatggtgtggttgttgttgttggtgttgttgttgatggtgttggtggtggtggtgttggtgttgttgttgttgttgttggtattggtgttgttgatggtgttggtggtattggtgtggttgttgttggtggtattggtgttgttgttgttggtgttgttgttgatggtgttggtggtgttgttgttgttggtggtgctgttgttgttgttggtggtattggtgtgGTTGTTTCGGGTGTTATTGGTGTGGTTgctgttggtggtattggtgtggttgttgttggtggtattggtgttgttgttgtggttggtgttgttgatggtgttggtggaattggtgtggttgttggtgttgttgttgttagtggtgttgttgttgttggtattggtgttgttgatggtgttggtggtattggtgttgttgttgttggtggaattggagttgttgttgttggtggtattggtgttgttgatggtgttggtggtattggtgttgttGTCGTTGGTGGAATtggagttgttgttgttggtgttgttggtgttgttgatggtgttggtggtattggtgtggttgttgttggtggtattggtgttgctgttgttcttggtgttgttgttgatggtgttggtggtgttgttgttgttggtggtgctgttgttgttggtggtggtattggtgtggttgttgttggtggtattggtgtggttgttgttggtggtattggtgtggttgttgttggtggtattggtgttgttggtggtattggtgttgttgttgttggtgttgttggtgttgttgatggtgttggtggtattggtgtggttgttgctgttgttgttgttagtggtgttgttgttggtggtgttgttggtggtattggtgttgttggtggaattggtgtggttgttgctgttgttgttgttagtggtgttgttgttgttggtattggtgttgttggtggtattggtgttgttgttgttggtgttgttggtgttgttgatggtgttggtggtattggtgttgttgttgttggtggaatTGGAgttgttggtggtattggtgttgttgatggtgttggtggtattggtgttgttGTCGTTGGTGGAATtggagttgttgttgttggtgttgttggtgtggttgttggtggtattggtgttgttgttggtggtgttgttggtggtattggtgttgttggtggaattggtgtggttgttgctgttgttgttgttagtggtgttgttgttgttggtattggtgttgttggtggtattggtgttgttgttgttggtgttgttggtgttgttgatggtgttggtggtattggtgttgttgttgttggtggaatTGGAgttgttggtggtattggtgttgttgatggtgttggtggtattggtgttgttGTCGTTGGTGGAATtggagttgttgttgttggtgttgttggtgtggttgttggtggtattggtgtgGTTGTTGGTGGTGGTTTTGGTGTGGTAGTTGTTGGTGGTGAaggtgctgttgttgtttttgttgatgTTAGTGTTGTTGTTGGTTTTGGTGATGTTGTTGATAAACATTCAACGCAACAGAGGACTCTTATCTTATAGTTAAAGCACTTAAATGGTCTCTGAGTTTGTTTATTTTCTTCACATATTAACCCGAAGTCAACATCGCACTCCACAACTTGGCCTGTCGAAGCTACATAGTCCTCTAAGCTTGTATTTGGATAGTCTGTAGCTACACATTCAATATCCTGTGGATCTTCACACACTTCTTTTCCACTCTGCGTGATATTCCAATACATTTCCCAGTCACTCTTATCTttatcatcatcttcatcatacCATTCTGACCACTCACAGGTAGGAATACAAGGAGTAGTTGTTGGCTCTGGTGTCTGGGGGGTAgttgttggtggtattggtgtggttgttgttggtggaattggtgtggttgttgttggtggaattggtgtggttgttggtgtttgtgtggttgttgttggtggtattgatgttgttgttgttgttggtgttgttgttggtggtattgttgtggttgttgttggtggaattggtgtggttgttgttggtggaattgctgtggttgttgttggtggaattggtgtggttgttgttggtggaattggtgtggttgttggtgtttgtgtggttgttgttggttgtattgatgttgttgttgttgttggtattggtgtggttgttgttggtggtattgttgtggttgttgttgttggaattggtgtggttgttggtgtttgtgtggttgttgttggttgtactgatgttgttgttgttgttggtattggtgtggttgttgttggtggtattggtgttgttgatggtgttggtggtattgttgttgttgttggtggtattggtgttgttgttgttggtggtattggtgtggttgttgttgttggtgttgttgttgttgttgatggtgttggtggtgttgttgttgttgttgttggtggagttggtggtgttgttgttggtggtggtggtgttgttgatgttgctattgttgttgttgttggtggtattggtgttgttgttgttgttggtggtattgctgttgttgatggtgttggtggtattggtgttgttgttgttggtggcattggtgtggttgttgttgttggtgttgttgttgttgttgatggtgttggtgttgttgttgttgttgttgttgatggtgttggtggtgttgttgttgttgttggagttggtggtgttgttgttggtggtggtggtgttgttgatgttgctattgttgttgttgttggtggtattggtgttgttgttgttgttggtggtattggtgttgttgatggtgttggtggtattggtgtggttgttgttggtggtattggtgtggttgttggtgttgttgttgttgttggtgttgttgatggtgttggtggtgttgttggtattggtgttgttgttgttgttggtgttgttgttgttgttgttggtgttgttgttggtattggtgttgttgttgttgttgttggtattggtgtggttgttgttggtgttgttggtgttgttgttgttgttggtggtggtattggtgttgtCGTTGTTGctattggtgttgttgttgttggttgtattggtgttgttgttgttggttgtattggtgtggttgttgttggtggtttTGGTGTGGTAGTTGTGGGTGGTGAAGGTGCTGTtgttgttagtgttgttgttgGTTTTGGTGATGTTGTTGATAAACATTCAACGCAACAGAGGACTCTAATCTTATAGTTAAAGCACTTAAATGGTCTCTGAGTTTGTTTATTTTCTTCACATATTAACCCGAAGTCAACATCGCACTCCACAACTTGGCCTGTCGAAGCTACATAGTCCTCTAAGCTTGTATTTGGATAGTCTGTAGCTACACATTCAATATCCTGTGGATCTGCACACACTTCTTTTCCACTCTGCGTGATATTCCAATACGTTTCCCAGTCACTCTTATCTttatcatcatcttcatcatacCATTCTGACCACTCACAGGTAGGAATACAAGGAGTAGTTGTTGGCTCTGGTGTCTGGGGGGTAgttgttggtggtattggtgtggttgttgttggtggaattggtgtggttgttggtattgttgttgttgttgttgttggtattggtgttgttgttgttgttggtggtattggtgttgttgttggtattgttgtggttgttgttggtggtaatggtgttgttgttgttgttggtgttggtgttgttgtggttgttgttggtggtaatggtgttgttgttgttggtggtgttgttgttgttgttgttggtgttggtgttgttggtattgttgttgttgttggtggtattggtgATGTTGTTTTTGgtattgttgtggttgttgttggtggtaatggtgttgttgttgttgttgttggtgttgttgttggtggaattggtgtggttgttgttggttttggtgtggttgttgttggctttggtgtggttgttgttggttttggtgtggttgttgttggtgttgtggttgttggtggtgtttgtgttgttgttggtggcattggtgttgttgttggtggcattggtgttgttgttgttggtgttgtggttgttggtggtgtttgtgttgttgttggtggcaTTGGTGTTGTTGGTtttggtgtggttgttgttggctttggtgtggttgttgttggttttggtgtggttgttgttggtggcattggtgttgttgttgttggtggtggtgtggttgttggtggtgtttgtgttgttgttggtggcattggtgttgttgttgttggtggtggtgtggttgttggtggtgtttgtgttgttgttggtggtgttggtgttgtggttggagGTTCTGTTGTCAATGTGGTAGTTGTTGGTGTCCacggtgttgttgttggtgttggtgtggttGCCTGGGGGGTTGTTGTTGATGGGCCTGTTGGTGGGCATTCCTCAACACACTCCCCGGTCTCTTCATCAAATATTGGCATATCTGGAGGGCATTGTGGGTAACAACCTAAAAAGAAGACATTGTGATTTAGTTGTTTTTGATTGAGTTATTACATATAATGAAGTTGAGGTTAAGAAAAACGAATTGATATTTTGCAAAGAAGGGCATGTGCATATGGAACAAACATGCAGGCTGATGCCAATCAAATCGAATAGCATGCTGCCTCACCTTCCAGATTGGGAAGAGGGTTGTCACAGGTCCCATTTGGATTCAGACAGGTCTTGAAGCAAGGTGTGTGGCAAGGACTGTAATGCCATTCACATTCACCTGGATCGTTGTAGTAGTCACAGAACACAGCTACAAAAGGGAAGACGTACAGGTTCATACACTGAATACACATTGCCCTcagcaaatggcaccctattccatatgaaGTGCATTACTTTTTATCAGAACCCTATGTACCCTGGTCAAAATCATCCACTGTAATGTTCCACATTAAGATATCTATTTAAACCAAGCAGCTAAAATATACTTTAGATCCACATCCTCACATTGTCACCATGTTTGGGTTCTTTCAACAGCATATTCATTTACTTAGCATTGTAAATTCTAATCAGTCAAATGACACCAGACCTGCCAAGTCATTTCAATGCCAAGCCTGACAGTCAAATGACACCAGACCTGCCAAGTCATTTCAATGCCAAGCCTGACAGTCAAATGACACCAGACCTGCCAAGTCATTTCAATGCCAAGCCTGACAGTCAAATGACACCAGACCTGCCAAGTCATTTCAATGCCAAGCCTGACAGTCAAATGACACCAGACCTGCCAAGTCATTTCAATGCCAAGCCTGACAGTCAAATGACACCAGACCTGCCAAGTCATTTCAAAGCCTGACAGTCAAATGACACCAGACCTGCCAAGTCATTTCAATGCCTGACAGTCAAATGACACCAGACCTGCCAAGTCATTTCAATGCCTGACAGTCAAACAGTGGAAGTGTGTGACCTTTGGAACACAAGCATAATGAAACCCCCAAAAATGTGTTGTTCTTACGACAAAtttctggtgttctccatgcaacACAGACTCCAGCTTCGGTGCAGGCCTGGGCGTAGGCTGCTACAGCTGTACAGAAACACTCACAGTCTCCGCCAGTATCACAGGCACAGGAGTCTTTCACACAGTTCTCAAAGTACAGACTAGGGTCTACCTGtaaaacacatacagagagaacacacatgaTGCACTAATactgaattattattttttggttTCTTAGAGAATTATTCAAAACACATTTAACGACAAACATGTTCATGAATAAAATCATCGAGGATGACAAGAAAGTCAATGTTTAAAGCGATTTGGGTGTATTTTTTGGTTCAGAAGTTTGACTGTCCACCATCctatcagtgttctgtctgaaccTTTCACCTGGTTTCTAGCTGTACGGTTTATACATAGCAATCTGTTTCAGCACTGTACCTTCTTGTGACACAGTTGGAAAGTCTTTCCTGTGATGATGCTGCACTGCATCTTAGCCCAGTTGTGACGGTTGGGTCTGGCTCCACATGGGTCCACGTTGCTTTCTGCGTCGGGACAAGTGCTTGACACTTTCCAGCTGTTTGCAAACTCCACAGGGCTGCTGACTATCATCTGACCTTGTGTGGTGAAGTCATCTCTGCCTTCTCCATTATAGTTCCCACACAGGCCGCACACTGCTCCCTATAGACACATAGAAACGATAAGGCGAACATAGTGGTACTGTACCAAATCAATCACTGTTAGCAACACAAAATGCACTCTGATGTCTTGTTCATCTATTTCATCACAGGTTCTCTATGTGTTTACCCTTCAACACTAAACGTACACTATGCTGTGGCTCCAGGACGATGCGGACGGTAGTTTTGCGGTCCCACAGCACTGCGATCCCGATGTCTGACTCAACAATCAGGTACAGACCGACGGTCCTCACTCGGTACTGGATCTGAGAGCCCACTCCTAGGTCCACCACTTCATGGGTCCCCTTTGATAGTTTCAGCTCTGTTCTCTGTAAGGATAAGGATTTATCACTTCCTGTTCACAGACAATTAGGCTTGAAATTGTTTTTCCCAAAATCCCAGGTTTTCCATAAATCCTTGTTGGAGGATTCAAGGATTTCCTCCTTATTCCCTTTTAATTTCAGAACATTTGCAAAAACagggaatttggggaaagttaccGGAATTTTTCAAAAATATGACAGACAATACACTTTATATAGCTTTATATGAAGAAAGAAAATGTCTTGAATGTCGTACTGATTTTTGCAGTTAGTGGCTATTTGGAAGAAAGTTTTACTTGCAATGATTGTGATGGTGATTTTACCTCCTTTAGTTGAATTCACTAATTgtactctcttgtctctctgaataagtcgctctgaataagagcatTTGCTAAATGATGTATTTTGTTGTTTGTATGAGTGTCAAATGATCTCTCATTATGATCCAACAGGTATAGAAAGGAGAAAGGCTCAATATAAAGCCTGGagtggagtaaatggaatggtatcaaacacatcaaaaccAGTCAAGCGTTTGATGCCATTCAAttcattccgttccagccattactatgagcccatcCTTCCCATTGAAGGTGCCACCAGCCGCCTGTTGGAGTGTGTCATTTGTCCAGTCTTACCCCCAGTTGAACCCTGACAGACTTGGAGCAAGTGGTGCCTGTGGTTCCACACGGTATGTTCTCTGTGATCACCATGAATTTGTCCTGGACAGGCCGGTTCCCACATTTGTTcttaaagagagacagagggagagagtacttTAGAAACCAAATGAGACTTTTGCCATTTAAATGATTAGTTGGTAATATAGAAGACAATAGCAGTACTATTATACAAACATATTTTTTTGTAGAAAAACACATCACAATTGAATTGAAATGTATTGCATTGTATTGAAATGTCCTGATAAGCATTAATTACCTGGACAGCCACATAGCCACATTTTCCTTGGAAGCCATACGTGCGCTCATCAAAGGTTTTGTAATGGCCACTGCCGTAGATGGTACAGGTTCCTGGGCACTTCTTATCTGTGCACTCCCATTTCCCACTCTTACAGGTGCTACATGTGTACAGTATGAGAGACACCAAGTCAAAAATCCTCTTCAAATACAATCCTGATCACATTAGCTAGAGAGGATGAAGGAAGCCCTCATCTCGTGTCATGAAATCTCATTCCATTTCATTTTCACCTCCATTCCTTTTTATATGGTATTGTTTCATATAACGTCATCGTTTTTGATCAGAAAGTAACATATAACCATAAAACCTGAATAACTCACCAAGTGTTACATCCGTTTGGGATCTGTTTTCCTGGGGCGTAGAGGAATCCGTCATGGCTGCATGGGCATTCATGTTTATTCACACACATGCCTTTCCCATCCTCCCACAGACTCGTGGGACACTTGCACCCAGACTCACACTCTGCGGAGAACTGTGATCAAGGAGAGAGACGGGAATTAAATAAAGAAGTCAACCCTTAGGTCAGGTACTAATGGAAGTCAACAAGTCAACTCACACAGTCCATGAAATCCGGGTTCCTACAGCTCCGTGTACACTGTACTCCCAGGTCATTGGAGCAGTTCAAGAACACCTTCGGCGACTGGCAGGCTGTAACAGAACCAGTTTCATTATTATTACACAATAAGTTGTCAAATTagatctgggttcaaatactatctTTCAAATACTTCCAGGGCCGGTTTAAAACAGatttaagcctagtcctggactcaAGTAATTGAAATGATCTCTCATATAGTATTAGAACCCAAGTCTAGGTACAATACTGTATACATCAGAGGATTAATAGGATATGAATAGCAAGGGGACACAGAAAGActacttactactctctgaacgggggacacagaaaggctacttactactctctgaacgggggacacagaaaggctacttactactctctgaacgggggacacagaaaggctacttactactctctgaacaggctacttactactctctgGGGGGACATagaaaggctacttactactctctgaacgggggacacagaaaggctacttactactctctgaacgggggacacagaaaggctacttactactctctgaacgggggacagaaaggctacttactactctctgaacgggggacacagaaaggctactCTGAACAGGGGGACACAGAAACTACTCTCTGAacgggggacacagaaaggctacttactactctctgaacggGGGGGACACTCTCTGAACGGGGGacagaaaggctacttactactctctgaacgggggacacagaaaggctacttactactctctctactctctgaacgggggacacagaaaggctacttactactctctgaacgggggacacagaaaggctactCTCTTACTACTACTCTCTGAacgggggacacagaaaggctacttactactctctgaacgggggacacagaaaggctacttactactctctgaacgggggacacagaaaggctacttactactctctgaacgggggacacagaaaggctacttactactctctgaacgggggacacagaaaggctacttactactctctgaacgggggacacagaaaacgggggacacagaaaggctacttactactctctgaacgggggacacagaaaggctacttactactACTCTCTGAACTgggggacacagaaaggctacttactactctctgaactgggggacacagaaaggctacttactactctctgaacgggggacacagaaaggctacttactactctctgaacgggggacacagaaaggctacttactactctctgaacggGGACACAGAAAGGGACTGAACggggacacagaaaggctacttactactctctgaacgggggacacagaaaggctacttactactctctgaacgggggacacagaaaggctacttactactctctgaacgCATCTTCCAGGAACGGCAGTGAAGCTTCCCATTGTTGCAGACACTAGAAGAACGCACATGATGCCAAGAGATATTTTAATATTGGAGTAACATTGCAGGACACTGTACTTTTTATATTAGCAGGTAATATGACAAATTTGCTGCTTTGGTAGGTAGGTAAATTAGGTAAATAAGtagatgggtaggtaggtaggtaagtagTCACTTAAATAGGTAGCTAGACACTTTATTAGATGGAAACAGTCTCTcaccagtgttcctcctgaaTGTTGATGGACTTTCCAGGCTTGATGTGGACCCCGTTGTGGAAGCAGGGGCATTTGTCCATGGGTACACAGGTGCCCCTGTCATCCATGTAGAGTCCATCCGGGCAAGAACAACCATCCACGGGGAGGAAGTCATTGGTACAACCCTGGCTTTTGCTGGCCAGGGAGCTACAGGTCAGCTGACATCTCTGGAGCTGGTCAGAGTAGGTCTGAGACGCTGGGCAGTTACCAATGTATTTGTCTGTTTGTAGGGAAATATGGAAAGTGTTGGATAAAGTTAAGATTGGCAGTGTTGGAAGACTTTACTAAAGGCTCTATTTTACTCCAGGAAGGAAGAGGATTAAGTAAGTAAGTGTTgttaacctgtttgggatagggggtgGTATTTTCATGTCAGGATGAAAAGAGTGCCCAAAGAAAACTGCTTGCTAcccaggcccagaagctaggatatgcatataattggttttggatagaaaacactctaaagtttctaaaactgttaaaattacgtctgtgagtataacagagcttatttggcaggcgaaaccccgaggacaaaccatccaggaatctttgttgttgttgaggtgaCCATGTTTTTAATTGGATTTCTATGGGAATCTACATTTCTGAGGGATctggttgcagttcctagggcttccactagatgtcaacagtctttagaaattggttgatgatTTATTTTGAGTAA is a genomic window containing:
- the LOC124037375 gene encoding LOW QUALITY PROTEIN: mucin-2-like (The sequence of the model RefSeq protein was modified relative to this genomic sequence to represent the inferred CDS: inserted 1 base in 1 codon), which produces MGWTTLWLCVLALTLTSAIQVKARKARQSNHVNSICSTWGREHFKTFDGDVYQFPGTCEYNLASDCHSESYQEFSVHLKRNEATEAEGNPTVKHVVVTINDLVFHLTKTQVAVNGEIVTLPYYNGGVQLERNAVYTKLYSKVGLVVMWNGEDAVMVELDTEYTNRTCGLCGDFNGLPVHNEFVHNGRKVSPIEFGNRQKVHRPNEDCEDPYEEEEEDEPADIQPKEDTCKEFHAQCDQLLRSPLWSSCGAVVNPEPYIQACVQDLCGCSNTSDSFCVCSTLAEYSRQCSHAGGQPPHWRTTSFCDKQCPFNMVYLESGSPCMDTCTHSDTSSLCEEHLMDGCFCPQGTVFDDISKXGCVTQDQCQCKHDKVYNSGEVFRQDREECVCHHGQWSCKSLPSPATCAVEEGSHVTTFDGKAFTFHGDCYYPLAKVESKNEASPKFTVLVQLVPCIRQKFDTCLKSVVVLLNNDRNNALVITADGKVSHNAQITLPYNTADISVFKPSSFHVMLQTSFGLQVQIQLVPIMQVYVTLDESYKTKTQGLCGNFNKVLSDDMKTPQGMVEGTASSFGNSWKANPTCRDREERLDDPCSLSVENENYAKHWCSMLRSSDSTFAKCHAMVDPELYYKRCTYASCNCEKSEDCLCAVFSSYVRDCATKGVVLSGWRENVCDKYIGNCPASQTYSDQLQRCQLTCSSLASKSQGCTNDFLPVDGCSCPDGLYMDDRGTCVPMDKCPCFHNGVHIKPGKSINIQEEHCVCNNGKLHCRSWKMRSESTCQSPKVFLNCSNDLGVQCTRSCRNPDFMDCFSAECESGCKCPTSLWEDGKGMCVNKHECPCSHDGFLYAPGKQIPNGCNTCTCKSGKWECTDKKCPGTCTIYGSGHYKTFDERTYGFQGKCGYVAVQNKCGNRPVQDKFMVITENIPCGTTGTTCSKSVRVQLGRTELKLSKGTHEVVDLGVGSQIQYRVRTVGLYLIVESDIGIAVLWDRKTTVRIVLEPQHSGAVCGLCGNYNGEGRDDFTTQGQMIVSSPVEFANSWKVSSTCPDAESNVDPCGARPNRHNWAKMQCSIITGKTFQLCHKKVDPSLYFENCVKDSCACDTGGDCECFCTAVAAYAQACTEAGVCVAWRTPEICPVFCDYYNDPGECEWHYSPCHTPCFKTCLNPNGTCDNPLPNLEGCYPQCPPDMPIFDEETGECVEECPPTGPSTTTPQATTPTPTTTPWTPTTTTLTTEPPTTTPTPPTTTQTPPTTTPPPTTTTPMPPTTTQTPPTTTPPPTTTTPMPPTTTTPKPTTTTPKPTTTTPKPTTPMPPTTTQTPPTTTTPTTTTPMPPTTTPMPPTTTQTPPTTTTPTTTTPKPTTTTPKPTTTTPKPTTTTPIPPTTTPTTTTTTPLPPTTTTTIPKTTSPIPPTTTTIPTTPTPTTTTTTPPTTTTPLPPTTTTTTPTPTTTTTPLPPTTTTTIPTTTPIPPTTTTTPIPTTTTTTIPTTTPIPPTTTTPIPPTTTPQTPEPTTTPCIPTCEWSEWYDEDDDKDKSDWETYWNITQSGKEVCADPQDIECVATDYPNTSLEDYVASTGQVVECDVDFGLICEENKQTQRPFKCFNYKIRVLCCVECLSTTSPKPTTTLTTTAPSPPTTTTPKPPTTTTPIQPTTTTPIQPTTTTPIATTTTPIPPPTTTTTPTTPTTTTPIPTTTTTTPIPTTTPTTTTTTPTTTTTPIPTTPPTPSTTPTTTTTPTTTPIPPTTTTPIPPTPSTTPIPPTTTTTPIPPTTTTIATSTTPPPPTTTPPTPTTTTTPPTPSTTTTTTTPTPSTTTTTPTTTTTPMPPTTTTPIPPTPSTTAIPPTTTTTPIPPTTTTIATSTTPPPPTTTPPTPPTTTTTTPPTPSTTTTTPTTTTTPIPPTTTTPIPPTTTTIPPTPSTTPIPPTTTTPIPTTTTTSVQPTTTTQTPTTTPIPTTTTTTIPPTTTTPIPTTTTTSIQPTTTTQTPTTTPIPPTTTTPIPPTTTTAIPPTTTTPIPPTTTTTIPPTTTPTTTTPPPPPTTTPPATTPPPTTTLPPTTTTPLPPTTTTPKPPTTTEAITLTTTPTTTEESTTTPSTTEKPTTTPTTTEEPTTTPTTTEEPTTTPTTTEEPTTTPTTTEEPTTTPTTTEEPTTTPRTTEKPTTTPTTTEKPTTTPTTTEEPTTTPTTTEEPTTTPRTTEKPTTTTPVIDTTTTKAPTTTPKPPTTTQATTPMTTTSPTTHESVVTGPPITPEHQVSSIPTTTGSPTPPPVTCPEWDKVQNETFWLCNCTLARCIENNTIEIIPYECPEPEPITCTNGKKPVLQWDEFYCCQRFVCDCVCEGWGDPHYITFDGLFYSFQGNCTYVLMEEMLPRHHFKIYIDNVNCDPTEDVSCPRSIIVSYRSTVITLKNHNLIGAAQLEALIDGVSLRLPFTQHGVKVMNSGINMVLEIAHLQVVVTFGVTGFSVNLPWQHFGNNTQGHCGTCSNNQADDCMLPGGQLVENCALMADYWPAKDLYQPDCHVPPGIPTNSPLPEPTQKPCEPDSSVCDLLKDSIFAACHPFVSPDNFYKGCVYDSCHVSNPAVECTSLQTYAAACAQFGVCIYWRNHTELCASDCPADKVYKPCGPAEQPTCDDNPDESRMNFTTEGCFCPDGMKLFNKDSGICVDKCGCIDPEGVPREFNERFEYKCQDCVCLESTKTVNCKPKVCSKPPVEICTGPGFVYVNQTDPSDPCCSNLACRCDSSTCPPTNMNCPIGFVPVVSVPEGKCCPEHTCEPKRVCLHKGIEYLPNSKVPGSECQECTCTNKVDPKSGHYQIDCGFMQCDEDCEKGSEYQEPDYSSDDCCGKCVQTHCVLQINGTMQLLKHGDTWSAPGDKCQQYSCVKNGDSYLTQSSNIHCPPFQQANCQPGSIQTAANGCCRICVEKDKACKVGSMKSFINHKSCQSVEEVEMPYCEGSCNTFTKYSAMAASLDHSCACCQESRSSNRTVDLRCLNGDVVPYTYLHVEECSCRHSDCNRAIRVPARRTRSNTLV